The following are from one region of the Streptomyces fradiae genome:
- a CDS encoding glycosyltransferase family 2 protein: protein MSSVSVVIPCYKYGHFLADCVRSVLDEQPGLDVRVLIIDDASPDDSAEAARKLAASDPRIEVRVHERNKGHIATYNEGLLEWADGDYVVLLSADDRLVPGALVRAVALLDAHPEAGFCYGRPLRFQHGGPLPAARTESTGSVVYPGHWWLERRFREGTGCITSPEVVVRTSLQRKVGGYDPELPHAGDIEMWMRLASHADVGYVRGADQAFYRVHGNNMSTTDFGGQLDDIRQRRAAFTAVLDKCADQLPQARRLAGLVDTRLARQALRRAYRAYDRGRTDVVPVEELVAFARECRPDAETLPEFRALRLRRRIGARVMPYLQPLILSAVAERGREWLWWRSWKRRGI from the coding sequence ATGAGCTCTGTCAGCGTCGTGATCCCCTGCTACAAGTACGGCCACTTCCTGGCCGACTGCGTACGCAGCGTGCTCGACGAGCAGCCCGGCCTCGACGTGCGGGTGCTGATCATCGACGACGCGTCCCCCGACGACTCGGCGGAGGCGGCCAGGAAGCTGGCCGCCTCCGACCCGAGGATCGAGGTGCGGGTCCACGAGCGCAACAAGGGCCATATCGCCACCTACAACGAGGGCCTGCTCGAGTGGGCGGACGGCGACTACGTCGTGCTCCTGTCCGCCGACGACCGGCTGGTCCCCGGGGCGCTGGTGCGGGCCGTCGCCCTGCTCGACGCCCACCCGGAGGCCGGCTTCTGCTACGGCCGGCCGCTGCGGTTCCAGCACGGCGGGCCGCTCCCCGCGGCCCGTACGGAGTCCACCGGCTCCGTGGTCTACCCGGGCCACTGGTGGCTGGAGCGGCGCTTCCGCGAGGGCACCGGCTGCATCACCTCCCCGGAGGTGGTGGTCCGCACCAGCCTGCAGCGGAAGGTCGGCGGCTACGACCCCGAGCTGCCGCACGCCGGCGACATCGAGATGTGGATGCGGCTCGCCTCGCACGCCGACGTGGGCTATGTCCGGGGGGCCGACCAGGCCTTCTACCGGGTGCACGGCAACAACATGTCCACCACCGACTTCGGCGGGCAGCTCGACGACATCCGGCAGCGCCGGGCCGCCTTCACCGCGGTCCTCGACAAGTGCGCCGACCAGCTGCCGCAGGCCCGCCGGCTCGCCGGGCTCGTCGACACCCGCCTGGCCCGCCAGGCACTGCGGCGGGCCTACCGGGCCTACGACCGGGGCCGCACCGACGTCGTGCCCGTCGAGGAGCTGGTGGCCTTCGCCCGCGAGTGCCGGCCGGACGCCGAGACGCTCCCGGAGTTCCGGGCGCTGCGGCTGCGCCGCCGGATCGGCGCCCGCGTCATGCCGTACCTCCAGCCGCTGATCCTGTCCGCCGTGGCCGAGCGGGGCCGCGAGTGGCTGTGGTGGCGGTCCTGGAAGCGCCGCGGCATCTGA
- a CDS encoding acyltransferase translates to MNHRVQPTAQVDEKAVVGAGSSVWELAQIREDARLGENCVIGRGAYVGPGVTLGDNCKLQNYALVYEPAVLGDGVFVGPSAVLTNDHNPRAVDPEGRLKRGGDWEPVAVVIGDGAAIGARSVCVAPVTIGRWALVAAGSVVTADVPDFALVMGVPARQAGWVGKAGVRLTARPDAPGLWECPETGALYEERDGRLTEHGAGR, encoded by the coding sequence GTGAACCACCGGGTCCAGCCGACCGCGCAGGTCGACGAGAAGGCCGTCGTCGGCGCCGGCAGCAGCGTGTGGGAACTCGCCCAGATCCGTGAGGACGCCCGTCTGGGCGAGAACTGTGTGATCGGCCGGGGCGCCTACGTCGGTCCCGGCGTGACCCTGGGCGACAACTGCAAGCTGCAGAACTACGCCCTGGTGTACGAGCCCGCGGTGCTCGGCGACGGCGTCTTCGTCGGCCCGTCGGCGGTGCTCACCAACGACCACAACCCGCGTGCCGTGGACCCCGAGGGGCGACTCAAGCGGGGCGGCGACTGGGAGCCGGTCGCCGTGGTGATCGGCGACGGCGCGGCCATCGGGGCCCGCTCGGTGTGCGTGGCGCCGGTGACCATCGGCCGCTGGGCGCTCGTCGCCGCCGGTTCGGTGGTGACCGCCGACGTCCCCGACTTCGCCCTGGTCATGGGCGTCCCGGCGCGTCAGGCGGGCTGGGTCGGGAAGGCGGGCGTACGGCTTACCGCGCGCCCGGACGCGCCCGGCCTGTGGGAGTGCCCGGAGACCGGCGCGCTGTACGAGGAGCGGGACGGCCGGCTCACGGAGCACGGTGCCGGGCGCTAG
- a CDS encoding O-antigen ligase family protein has translation MSIAEIFRVLGRRWYVTVPMVLLSLLAGGYLYTTVPVTYESQSQLALLNSSRVARPAPSYGNTLAYASGSLIGTADVLIRALQSAETVQELRGHGITDEYAVDFAAQAEGPLLTLTVKGDDRDRVLAETRRLTDYAAEQLQQLQEQARVPDGYYVESARIVPAQKPVSQPKSRYQKVAAVVVFGVAGGFVLAFVVEICSAARRRARGLAGFHDAPPVPRPGAGRLRRLLDRPLDAAAVLTGYLALALFLPSNLALPALGGAGTPANVFALLGLFWYLATWCLGRIAPAPGTRPMRVVMLVLTVTVLLSYITNQDRISTQKEILAADRGLIVLLVWVSLVVLTTAGIQDRERLDVLLRRLVVMGSVVAALGLYDFFTGTNIADSLRVPGLNSSTASVSVMDRGSFTRPRSLTAHPLEFSGMLAILLPFAIWHAFDPAREHLGRFKRWAPVVLLGGGLPLTVSRTSIIGVAVVVLIMVPRWKPQRRWTAIGILFGAVAVFKVLVPGLIGTITGLFSGSLNNADSSTQARTIKYPKIYEYFVQDPVFGRGFGTFTPERYFFTDNQYLLTVAELGALGVACLLLLGLAGVHNGGALRRLARTESDRELGQAFFASSMVALVISATFDTLSFPMFAGVFFLLIGLGGSALGFVRREADATPASPADPGSPSAPEPPASPAPSALTPDSSRLVEI, from the coding sequence GTGAGCATCGCCGAGATCTTCCGCGTGCTGGGCCGGCGTTGGTACGTGACGGTGCCGATGGTGCTGCTCAGTCTGCTCGCGGGAGGCTACCTCTACACGACGGTCCCCGTGACGTACGAGTCGCAGAGCCAGCTCGCGCTGCTCAACTCCAGCCGGGTGGCCCGGCCGGCGCCGAGCTACGGCAACACCCTGGCGTACGCGAGCGGTTCGCTGATCGGGACGGCCGACGTCCTGATCCGGGCGCTGCAATCGGCGGAGACCGTACAGGAGTTGCGCGGGCACGGGATCACCGACGAGTACGCGGTGGACTTCGCCGCCCAGGCGGAGGGGCCGCTGCTGACCCTGACGGTCAAGGGCGACGACCGGGACCGGGTGCTCGCCGAGACCCGCCGGCTCACCGACTACGCGGCGGAGCAGCTGCAGCAGTTGCAGGAGCAGGCCCGGGTGCCGGACGGCTACTACGTGGAGTCGGCGCGGATCGTGCCGGCGCAGAAGCCGGTGTCGCAGCCCAAGTCCCGCTATCAGAAGGTCGCCGCGGTCGTCGTGTTCGGCGTCGCGGGCGGCTTCGTGCTCGCCTTCGTGGTGGAGATCTGCTCGGCGGCCCGGCGGCGGGCGCGGGGGCTCGCCGGGTTCCATGACGCGCCGCCGGTGCCGCGGCCCGGGGCGGGGCGGCTGCGGCGGCTGCTCGACCGGCCGCTGGACGCGGCGGCGGTGCTCACCGGCTATCTGGCCCTCGCGCTCTTCCTGCCGTCCAATCTGGCCCTTCCGGCGCTCGGCGGCGCCGGCACTCCGGCGAACGTGTTCGCGCTGCTCGGCCTCTTCTGGTACCTGGCGACCTGGTGCCTGGGCCGGATCGCGCCCGCGCCGGGCACCCGCCCGATGCGGGTGGTGATGCTGGTGCTCACCGTCACCGTGCTGCTCTCGTACATCACGAACCAGGACCGGATCAGCACCCAGAAGGAGATCCTGGCGGCCGACCGGGGCCTGATCGTGCTCCTGGTGTGGGTGTCGCTCGTGGTCCTGACGACGGCCGGGATCCAGGACCGGGAGCGCCTGGACGTGCTGCTCCGCCGGCTCGTGGTGATGGGATCCGTGGTCGCGGCGCTCGGCCTGTACGACTTCTTCACCGGCACCAACATCGCCGACTCGCTGCGCGTCCCGGGCCTCAACTCCAGCACGGCGAGCGTCAGCGTGATGGACCGCGGCTCGTTCACCCGGCCGCGCTCGCTGACCGCGCATCCGCTGGAGTTCAGCGGAATGCTGGCGATCCTGCTTCCGTTCGCGATCTGGCACGCCTTCGACCCGGCGCGCGAGCACCTGGGCCGGTTCAAGCGCTGGGCGCCGGTGGTGCTGCTCGGCGGCGGGCTGCCGCTGACGGTGTCCCGGACCTCGATCATCGGGGTCGCGGTGGTGGTGCTGATCATGGTGCCGCGCTGGAAGCCGCAGCGGCGCTGGACGGCGATCGGGATCCTGTTCGGGGCGGTCGCGGTGTTCAAGGTGCTGGTGCCGGGCCTGATCGGCACCATCACCGGACTGTTCTCGGGGAGCCTCAACAACGCGGACAGCAGCACCCAGGCCCGCACCATCAAGTACCCGAAGATCTACGAGTACTTCGTGCAGGACCCGGTGTTCGGGCGGGGCTTCGGCACGTTCACACCGGAGCGCTACTTCTTCACCGACAACCAGTATCTGCTGACGGTGGCGGAGCTGGGCGCCCTGGGCGTCGCCTGTCTGCTGCTCCTGGGCCTGGCCGGGGTGCACAACGGCGGGGCGCTGCGGCGGCTCGCGCGCACCGAGTCGGACCGGGAGCTGGGGCAGGCGTTCTTCGCCTCGTCGATGGTCGCCCTGGTGATCAGCGCGACCTTCGACACGCTGAGCTTCCCGATGTTCGCGGGCGTGTTCTTCCTGCTGATCGGCCTGGGCGGCAGCGCTCTGGGCTTCGTACGGCGCGAGGCGGACGCGACGCCCGCGTCACCGGCGGATCCTGGGTCACCGTCGGCGCCCGAACCGCCCGCGTCGCCCGCGCCCTCCGCCCTTACCCCTGACTCCTCTCGTCTCGTGGAGATCTGA
- a CDS encoding glycosyltransferase family 2 protein produces the protein MHHHTRAATGPLAVLVVTWNSAAVLPGFLDSLAAGMKGLDWRLVVADNASSDDTVGVVRALAPDATVVETGRNGGYAFGVNAALRAADRWADGYRAVLICNPDIRMAEGCAATLVEALGTPLPDGSRIGISVPLLYEEDGALIHSLRRESSLSRALGEAVLGNRRAGRFPRLSELVTAPAAYRARTTADWATGALMALSRECVTACGPWDESFFLYSEETEYCLRARDRGLATRLEPAALATHLGGDSRVSPRLWSLLCVNRVRLYRRRHGAAATAAFRGAVLLRELSRAALGRAPARAAVGALLGAPQSFQEV, from the coding sequence ATGCATCATCACACCCGCGCCGCCACCGGGCCCCTCGCCGTCCTGGTCGTCACCTGGAACAGCGCCGCCGTCCTGCCCGGCTTCCTCGACTCCCTGGCGGCCGGGATGAAGGGGCTCGACTGGCGACTGGTGGTCGCCGACAACGCCTCCTCCGACGACACGGTCGGCGTGGTCCGCGCCCTGGCCCCGGACGCCACCGTCGTGGAGACCGGTCGGAACGGCGGCTACGCCTTCGGCGTCAACGCGGCCCTGCGCGCCGCGGACCGCTGGGCGGACGGCTACCGGGCGGTGCTGATCTGCAACCCGGACATCCGGATGGCCGAGGGTTGCGCCGCCACCCTCGTCGAGGCCCTGGGCACCCCACTGCCGGACGGCTCCCGGATCGGCATCTCGGTGCCGCTCCTGTACGAGGAGGACGGCGCCCTGATCCACTCGCTGCGCCGTGAGTCCAGCCTGAGCCGCGCCCTGGGCGAGGCGGTGCTCGGCAACCGGCGGGCCGGGCGCTTCCCGCGGCTGAGCGAGCTGGTCACGGCGCCGGCCGCCTACCGGGCCCGGACGACGGCGGATTGGGCCACCGGCGCCCTGATGGCGCTCTCCCGGGAGTGCGTCACGGCCTGCGGGCCCTGGGACGAGTCGTTCTTCCTCTACTCCGAGGAGACCGAGTACTGCCTGCGGGCCCGCGACCGTGGTCTCGCGACCCGGCTCGAACCGGCTGCACTCGCCACCCATCTGGGCGGGGACTCGCGGGTGTCGCCGCGCCTGTGGTCGCTGCTCTGCGTCAACCGGGTGCGGCTCTACCGGCGGCGCCACGGCGCGGCGGCGACGGCCGCCTTCCGGGGCGCGGTGCTGCTGCGCGAGCTGTCCCGGGCGGCGCTCGGGCGGGCGCCGGCGCGGGCCGCCGTGGGAGCCCTGCTCGGGGCTCCTCAGTCCTTCCAGGAGGTGTAG
- a CDS encoding glycosyltransferase family 2 protein: MRRLLRAPWELLKRRFGWLVLYELRNKVLLAPTARRLRRVEDAETTRLARRLGHRPEARVATVIATHRRPEALLRAVASALGQTVRDQVVIVVDDGAGLPPELPDDPRLFAVSLARNTGVAGVVRNVGIRLTSSAYVAFLDDDNLWETDHLESALAALEEPGGPDGVYTALRRVRPDGTDMDVLSVPFDRRDAAHRAFLDTNAFVARRTPALRFSRLRRTPEVLPREDWELIRRYARGHRVVHLPRPTVRYLVNPGSFYTSWKD; encoded by the coding sequence ATGCGCCGGCTCCTGCGCGCCCCCTGGGAGCTGCTCAAGCGGCGCTTCGGCTGGCTCGTCCTGTACGAGCTGCGCAACAAGGTGCTGCTCGCGCCCACCGCCCGCCGGCTCCGGCGGGTGGAGGACGCCGAGACCACGCGCCTCGCCCGGCGGCTCGGGCACCGGCCCGAGGCCCGGGTCGCCACGGTCATCGCCACCCACCGGCGCCCCGAGGCGCTGCTGCGGGCGGTGGCCTCGGCGCTCGGCCAGACCGTGCGCGACCAGGTCGTCATCGTCGTCGACGACGGCGCCGGTCTGCCGCCCGAACTCCCCGACGACCCCCGCCTCTTCGCGGTCTCGCTCGCCCGGAACACGGGCGTGGCGGGGGTGGTGCGCAACGTCGGGATCCGGCTGACCTCCTCCGCGTACGTCGCCTTCCTCGACGACGACAACCTGTGGGAGACCGACCACCTGGAGTCGGCCCTCGCCGCCCTGGAGGAGCCGGGCGGCCCCGACGGCGTCTACACGGCGCTGCGCCGGGTCCGCCCGGACGGCACCGACATGGACGTCCTGTCCGTGCCCTTCGACCGGCGTGACGCGGCCCACCGGGCCTTCCTCGACACCAACGCCTTCGTCGCCCGCCGGACCCCGGCCCTCCGCTTCAGCCGGCTCCGCCGCACCCCCGAGGTGCTGCCCCGCGAGGACTGGGAGCTGATCCGGCGGTACGCGCGCGGGCACCGGGTGGTCCATCTGCCCCGGCCCACCGTGCGCTATCTGGTGAACCCGGGCAGCTTCTACACCTCCTGGAAGGACTGA